One stretch of Janibacter limosus DNA includes these proteins:
- the secY gene encoding preprotein translocase subunit SecY, which yields MLTVFTRAFKTPDLRRKLLFTLGIIVLFRLGSHVPTPNVNYSAVQACIAGARQDGGNNFLGMANLFSGGALLQLSIFALGIMPYITASIIVQLLTVVIPRFEALKKEGQTGQAKMTQYTRYLTIALAVLQSATFITFARNPAALFNNADCGPILYRESMFSIVLMVLTMTAGTGLIMWLGELVTDKGVGNGMSLLIFTSITATFPSSLWAIQQRDGRWDLFLLVIAIGFLIIAAVVFVEQSQRRVPVQYAKKMVGRQMYGGTSTYIPIKVNMANVIPIIFASSMLALPQMLAQFQSDPAGNNPAWVDWINTYLVRGDHPIYMAVFTILILFFTFFYVSITFNPTEVADNMKKYGGFIPGIRAGRPTAEYLQYVLTRITVPGAIYLALISLIPLIAFVWIGANRDFPFGGASILIMVGVGLETVKQIESQLQQRHYEGFLR from the coding sequence GTGCTGACCGTCTTCACCCGGGCGTTCAAGACTCCCGACCTGCGGCGCAAGCTGCTCTTCACGTTGGGCATCATCGTGCTCTTCCGCCTCGGCTCCCACGTGCCGACGCCGAATGTGAACTACAGCGCCGTGCAGGCCTGCATCGCCGGTGCCCGACAGGACGGCGGCAACAACTTCCTGGGCATGGCCAACCTCTTCAGTGGGGGCGCGCTGCTCCAGCTGTCGATCTTCGCGCTGGGGATCATGCCGTACATCACCGCGAGCATCATCGTGCAGCTCCTCACGGTCGTGATCCCACGCTTCGAGGCGCTGAAGAAGGAGGGGCAGACCGGTCAGGCCAAGATGACGCAGTACACGCGCTACCTGACGATCGCGCTGGCCGTCCTCCAGTCCGCCACCTTCATCACCTTCGCGCGCAACCCTGCGGCGCTGTTCAACAACGCCGACTGCGGACCGATCCTCTACCGCGAGTCGATGTTCTCCATCGTCTTGATGGTCCTGACGATGACGGCCGGCACCGGCCTGATCATGTGGCTCGGTGAGCTCGTCACGGACAAGGGCGTCGGCAACGGCATGTCACTGCTGATCTTCACCTCGATCACCGCGACCTTCCCCAGCTCGCTGTGGGCCATCCAGCAGCGCGACGGCCGCTGGGACCTCTTCCTCCTGGTGATCGCGATCGGGTTCCTCATCATCGCTGCCGTCGTCTTCGTCGAGCAGAGCCAGCGCCGGGTCCCGGTGCAGTACGCGAAGAAGATGGTCGGTCGCCAGATGTACGGCGGGACGTCCACGTACATCCCGATCAAGGTCAACATGGCCAACGTGATCCCGATCATCTTCGCCAGCTCGATGCTGGCCCTGCCGCAGATGCTGGCGCAGTTCCAGTCCGACCCCGCGGGCAACAACCCCGCCTGGGTCGACTGGATCAACACCTACCTCGTGCGCGGTGACCACCCCATCTACATGGCGGTCTTCACCATCCTGATCCTCTTCTTCACCTTCTTCTACGTCTCGATCACCTTCAACCCCACGGAGGTCGCTGACAACATGAAGAAGTACGGGGGATTCATCCCCGGTATCCGCGCCGGGCGACCCACGGCCGAGTACCTCCAGTACGTGCTCACCCGCATCACCGTGCCGGGAGCCATCTACCTCGCTCTGATCTCGTTGATCCCGCTGATCGCATTCGTGTGGATCGGGGCCAACCGGGACTTCCCCTTCGGCGGTGCGTCTATCCTCATCATGGTGGGCGTCGGTCTGGAGACGGTGAAGCAGATCGAGTCCCAGCTCCAGCAACGCCACTACGAAGGATTCCTCCGCTGA
- the rplO gene encoding 50S ribosomal protein L15, with protein sequence MADSKANATDEQGKTHALKVHHLRPAPGAKTAKTRVGRGEGSKGKTAGRGTKGTKARYQVPERFEGGQTPLHMRLPKLRGFKNPFKTEYQVVNLDRISSLFPEGGAVGVEELVAKGAVRDGHPVKVLGSGEITVKVDLTVDAFSASAKDKVEAAGGSITAR encoded by the coding sequence ATGGCTGACTCCAAGGCCAACGCCACCGACGAGCAGGGCAAGACCCACGCTCTGAAGGTGCACCACCTGCGTCCCGCCCCGGGTGCCAAGACCGCGAAGACCCGTGTGGGTCGCGGTGAGGGCTCCAAGGGCAAGACGGCCGGTCGCGGTACCAAGGGCACCAAGGCCCGGTACCAGGTGCCGGAGCGCTTCGAGGGTGGTCAGACGCCGCTGCACATGCGTCTGCCCAAGCTCCGCGGCTTCAAGAACCCGTTCAAGACCGAGTACCAGGTCGTGAACCTCGACCGCATCTCCTCCCTCTTCCCCGAGGGCGGCGCTGTCGGTGTCGAGGAGCTCGTCGCCAAGGGAGCCGTCCGCGACGGCCACCCGGTCAAGGTGCTCGGGTCCGGCGAGATCACGGTCAAGGTGGACCTCACGGTCGACGCCTTCTCCGCGAGCGCCAAGGACAAGGTCGAAGCGGCCGGCGGCAGCATCACTGCCCGCTGA
- the rpmD gene encoding 50S ribosomal protein L30, with the protein MARLKVVQTRSEIGGKQNQRDTLRSLGLKRIGDVVVKEDRPEIRGMVQTVRHLVTVEEVD; encoded by the coding sequence ATGGCTCGACTGAAGGTTGTCCAGACCCGTTCCGAGATCGGCGGCAAGCAGAACCAGCGCGACACGCTGCGCAGCCTCGGTCTGAAGCGCATCGGCGACGTCGTCGTCAAGGAGGACCGCCCGGAGATCCGCGGCATGGTCCAGACGGTTCGCCACCTGGTGACCGTCGAGGAGGTTGACTGA
- the rpsE gene encoding 30S ribosomal protein S5, which yields MPGPQRRGAAGAAGTNERSSNNRGDNRGGRDNRGGGRDRNESQFIERVVTINRVSKVVKGGRRFSFTALVVVGDGDGTVGVGYGKAKEVPAAIAKGVEEAKKNFFTVPRIQGTIPHPIQGEAAAGVVMLRPASPGTGVIAGGPVRAVLEAAGIHDVLSKSLGSDNAINIVHAAVAALQGLERPEQVAARRGLPLDQVAPAAMLRAQAAGRAEAAEKAKAGA from the coding sequence ATGCCCGGACCACAGCGTCGAGGCGCAGCCGGTGCCGCAGGCACCAACGAGCGCTCCAGCAACAACCGTGGCGACAACCGCGGTGGCCGTGACAACCGCGGCGGTGGCCGCGACCGCAACGAGAGCCAGTTCATCGAGCGCGTCGTGACCATCAACCGTGTCTCCAAGGTCGTCAAGGGTGGTCGTCGCTTCAGCTTCACCGCCCTGGTCGTCGTCGGTGACGGTGACGGCACCGTGGGTGTCGGTTACGGCAAGGCCAAGGAGGTGCCCGCGGCGATCGCCAAGGGTGTCGAGGAGGCGAAGAAGAACTTCTTCACCGTCCCCCGCATCCAGGGCACCATCCCGCACCCCATCCAGGGTGAGGCCGCCGCCGGTGTCGTCATGCTTCGTCCGGCCTCCCCGGGTACCGGTGTCATCGCCGGTGGTCCGGTGCGCGCCGTCCTCGAGGCCGCTGGCATCCACGACGTGCTGTCCAAGAGCCTCGGCTCCGACAACGCGATCAACATCGTCCACGCGGCAGTCGCGGCCCTGCAGGGTCTCGAGCGTCCGGAGCAGGTCGCGGCTCGCCGCGGTCTGCCCCTGGACCAGGTCGCTCCGGCAGCCATGCTGCGCGCCCAGGCAGCTGGTCGCGCCGAGGCCGCCGAGAAGGCAAAGGCGGGTGCGTGA
- the rplR gene encoding 50S ribosomal protein L18 has protein sequence MAKIIKRAKGKSAARGRRHLRLRKKVSGTAVRPRLVVSRSSRHVFVQVVDDTVGKTVASASTMEADVRALDGDKTARAKKVGELVAERAKATGVEAVVFDRGGNRYHGRVAAIADGAREGGLTL, from the coding sequence ATGGCCAAGATCATCAAGCGTGCCAAGGGCAAGAGCGCAGCGCGCGGTCGTCGCCACCTGCGTCTTCGCAAGAAGGTCAGCGGGACCGCTGTGCGGCCCCGTCTGGTCGTCAGCCGCAGCAGCCGCCACGTCTTCGTCCAGGTCGTCGACGACACGGTTGGCAAGACCGTCGCGTCCGCGTCGACCATGGAGGCCGACGTGCGTGCCCTCGACGGTGACAAGACTGCCCGGGCCAAGAAGGTCGGTGAGCTCGTCGCCGAGCGCGCCAAGGCCACTGGCGTCGAGGCCGTCGTCTTCGACCGGGGTGGCAACCGCTACCACGGTCGCGTCGCCGCCATTGCGGATGGCGCTCGTGAAGGGGGTCTGACCCTGTGA
- the rplF gene encoding 50S ribosomal protein L6 yields MSRIGRLPVAIPSGVDIAIEGQTVKVKGPKGELQVIVTEPITVAKTENGVEVSRPNDARESRSLHGLTRSLINNMVIGVTEGYEKKLEIHGTGYRVQNKGGSLEFALGYSHPIVIEAPEGISFNVENPTRLSVAGIDKQLVGETAANIRKLRRPDPYKGKGVRYEGEHIRRKVGKAGK; encoded by the coding sequence ATGTCGCGTATTGGACGACTCCCGGTCGCCATCCCCAGCGGTGTCGACATCGCCATCGAGGGCCAGACCGTCAAGGTCAAGGGTCCCAAGGGCGAGCTGCAGGTCATCGTGACCGAGCCGATCACGGTCGCCAAGACCGAGAACGGCGTCGAGGTCTCCCGCCCCAACGACGCGCGCGAGTCGCGGTCGCTGCACGGCTTGACCCGCAGCCTCATCAACAACATGGTCATCGGTGTCACCGAGGGCTACGAGAAGAAGCTCGAGATCCACGGCACCGGTTACCGCGTGCAGAACAAGGGCGGCTCCCTGGAGTTCGCTCTCGGTTACAGCCACCCGATCGTGATCGAGGCCCCCGAGGGGATCAGCTTCAATGTCGAGAATCCGACGCGCCTGAGCGTGGCCGGCATCGACAAGCAGCTCGTCGGCGAGACGGCTGCCAACATCCGCAAGCTCCGCCGGCCCGACCCGTACAAGGGCAAGGGTGTCCGGTACGAGGGCGAGCACATCCGTCGCAAGGTCGGAAAGGCTGGTAAGTAA
- the rpsH gene encoding 30S ribosomal protein S8 gives MTMTDPIADMLTRVRNANSAHHDEVSMPYSKLKSHIAEILQAEGFIAGWEVAEATVGQTLTINLKYGPNRERSIAGVRRVSKPGLRVYAKSTNLPKVLGGLGVAIISTSSGLLTDRQAATKGVGGEVLAYVW, from the coding sequence ATGACCATGACCGACCCGATTGCGGACATGCTGACCCGCGTCCGGAACGCCAACTCGGCGCACCACGACGAGGTCTCCATGCCGTACTCAAAGCTCAAGTCGCACATCGCGGAGATCCTCCAGGCGGAGGGTTTCATCGCGGGGTGGGAGGTCGCAGAGGCGACCGTTGGCCAGACGCTGACGATCAACCTCAAGTACGGCCCCAACCGTGAGCGCTCCATCGCGGGCGTGCGCCGGGTGTCCAAGCCCGGTCTGCGCGTGTACGCGAAGTCCACCAACCTTCCGAAGGTTCTCGGCGGCCTCGGCGTGGCGATCATCTCCACGTCCTCTGGCCTCCTGACCGACCGGCAGGCCGCAACCAAGGGTGTGGGTGGGGAAGTCCTCGCCTACGTCTGGTAA
- a CDS encoding type Z 30S ribosomal protein S14, whose protein sequence is MAKTALVNKANKKPKFKVRGYTRCQRCGRPHSVYRKFGLCRVCLREMAHRGELPGVTKSSW, encoded by the coding sequence ATGGCGAAGACCGCCCTGGTCAACAAGGCCAACAAGAAGCCGAAGTTCAAGGTCCGCGGTTACACGCGGTGCCAGCGTTGCGGCCGGCCCCACTCGGTCTACCGCAAGTTCGGCCTGTGCCGTGTGTGCCTTCGCGAGATGGCCCACCGCGGCGAGCTCCCCGGCGTGACCAAGTCCAGCTGGTAA
- the rplE gene encoding 50S ribosomal protein L5, whose product MTDTIETPAVEAPRLKAKYADEIVPALREQFDFSNAMQVPRVVKVVVNMGVGDAAKDSKLIEGAIRDLTAITGQKPQVTKARKSIAQFKLREGMPIGCHVTLRNARMWEFLDRLTSVALPRIRDFRGLSPKQFDGNGNYTFGLNEQSMFHEIDQDKIDRVRGMDITVVTTAKNDDEGRALLKQLGFPFKEN is encoded by the coding sequence GTGACTGACACCATCGAGACCCCCGCCGTCGAGGCCCCGCGCCTCAAGGCCAAGTACGCCGACGAGATCGTGCCTGCTCTCCGGGAGCAGTTCGACTTCTCCAACGCGATGCAGGTTCCCCGCGTCGTCAAGGTCGTCGTCAACATGGGCGTCGGTGACGCCGCCAAGGACAGCAAGCTGATCGAGGGCGCCATCCGCGACCTCACGGCCATCACCGGTCAGAAGCCGCAGGTGACCAAGGCTCGCAAGTCCATCGCCCAGTTCAAGCTGCGCGAGGGCATGCCGATCGGCTGCCACGTCACCCTGCGCAATGCGCGCATGTGGGAGTTCCTCGACCGGCTCACGTCGGTCGCGCTGCCCCGCATCCGCGACTTCCGCGGCCTGAGCCCGAAGCAGTTCGACGGCAACGGCAACTACACGTTCGGCCTGAACGAGCAGTCGATGTTCCACGAGATCGACCAGGACAAGATCGATCGCGTCCGGGGCATGGACATCACCGTGGTCACGACCGCGAAGAACGACGACGAGGGCCGCGCGCTGCTGAAGCAGCTGGGCTTCCCCTTCAAGGAGAACTGA
- the rplX gene encoding 50S ribosomal protein L24, protein MAKLKIKKGDLVQVLSGKDKGLQGKVISVNTETQRVVVEGVQRVTRHTKAGFGGQAGGLVVSEAPIHVSNVAIVDPEDNKPTRIRTRVETVERDGRTKASRTRVAGRSGKDL, encoded by the coding sequence ATGGCAAAGCTCAAGATCAAGAAGGGTGACCTGGTCCAGGTCCTGTCCGGCAAGGACAAGGGCCTTCAGGGCAAGGTCATCTCGGTCAACACCGAGACCCAGCGCGTCGTGGTCGAGGGTGTCCAGCGGGTCACCCGCCACACCAAGGCCGGCTTCGGCGGTCAGGCCGGCGGCCTGGTCGTCTCCGAGGCGCCGATCCACGTGAGCAACGTGGCCATCGTCGACCCGGAGGACAACAAGCCGACCCGCATCCGCACCCGCGTCGAGACCGTCGAGCGTGACGGTCGCACCAAGGCGAGCCGTACCCGCGTCGCGGGCCGCTCGGGCAAGGACCTCTGA
- the rplN gene encoding 50S ribosomal protein L14: protein MIQQESRLRVADNTGAKEILCIRVLGGSGRRYAGVGDTIVATVKDAIPGGNVKKGDVVKAVIVRTKKERRRNDGSYIKFDENAAVILKADGEPRGTRIFGPVGRELRDKKFMKIVSLAPEVI from the coding sequence GTGATCCAGCAGGAGTCGCGACTGCGCGTCGCCGACAACACCGGTGCCAAGGAGATCCTGTGCATCCGTGTGCTCGGCGGCTCCGGCCGCCGGTACGCCGGTGTCGGTGACACGATCGTCGCCACCGTCAAGGACGCCATCCCCGGCGGCAATGTCAAGAAGGGTGACGTCGTCAAGGCGGTCATCGTTCGCACCAAGAAGGAGCGCCGTCGCAACGACGGTTCCTACATCAAGTTCGACGAGAACGCTGCCGTCATCCTCAAGGCTGACGGCGAGCCTCGCGGGACCCGCATCTTCGGCCCGGTCGGTCGCGAGCTGCGCGACAAGAAGTTCATGAAGATCGTCTCGCTCGCACCGGAGGTGATCTGA
- the rpsQ gene encoding 30S ribosomal protein S17 has protein sequence MDKTVVVEVEDRVKHALYGKVIRKTSKVKAHDEDNAAGIGDHVLIMETRPLSASKRWRIVEILEKAK, from the coding sequence ATGGACAAGACCGTTGTCGTCGAGGTCGAGGACCGCGTCAAGCACGCGCTGTACGGCAAGGTCATCCGCAAGACCTCCAAGGTCAAGGCGCACGACGAGGACAACGCTGCCGGTATCGGCGACCACGTCCTCATCATGGAGACCCGACCGCTGTCCGCCAGCAAGCGCTGGCGCATCGTCGAGATCCTCGAAAAGGCCAAGTAA
- the rpmC gene encoding 50S ribosomal protein L29 has product MAVGSKDLTPVELRELTDDRLVDELRKGKEELFNLRFQSATGQLENHGRLRAVRKDIARIYTEMRERELGIGSSIGSGEAK; this is encoded by the coding sequence ATGGCAGTCGGATCCAAGGACCTGACTCCGGTCGAGCTGCGTGAGCTGACCGACGACCGTCTGGTCGACGAGCTGCGCAAGGGCAAGGAGGAGCTGTTCAACCTCCGGTTCCAGTCGGCCACCGGTCAGCTCGAGAACCACGGCCGCCTCCGTGCGGTCCGCAAGGACATCGCCCGGATCTACACCGAGATGCGCGAGCGCGAGCTTGGCATCGGGAGCAGCATCGGTTCAGGTGAGGCGAAGTGA
- the rplP gene encoding 50S ribosomal protein L16, whose translation MLIPRRVKHRKQHHPKRSGMAKGGTTVAFGDYGLQALSPAYVTNRQIEAARIAMTRFMKRGGKVWINIYPDRPLTKKPAETRMGSGKGSPEWWVANVKPGRIMFEISGVDEETAREAMRLAMHKLPMKCRFVVREGGGN comes from the coding sequence ATGTTGATCCCCCGACGGGTCAAGCACCGCAAGCAGCACCACCCCAAGCGTTCCGGCATGGCCAAGGGCGGCACCACCGTCGCCTTCGGTGACTACGGGCTCCAGGCACTCTCGCCGGCCTACGTCACCAACCGTCAGATCGAGGCCGCTCGTATCGCCATGACGCGCTTCATGAAGCGTGGCGGAAAGGTCTGGATCAACATCTACCCGGACCGTCCGCTCACCAAGAAGCCGGCTGAGACCCGCATGGGTTCCGGTAAGGGCTCGCCCGAGTGGTGGGTGGCCAACGTCAAGCCCGGCCGGATCATGTTCGAGATCTCCGGCGTGGACGAGGAGACCGCTCGCGAGGCCATGCGCCTGGCGATGCACAAGCTGCCGATGAAGTGCCGCTTCGTCGTGCGTGAGGGTGGTGGCAACTGA
- the rpsC gene encoding 30S ribosomal protein S3 yields the protein MGQKINPHGFRLGITTDHKSRWFADSNKEGQRYRDYVKEDVAIRKLMSTGMERAGIARVEIERTRDRVRVDIHTARPGIVIGRRGAEADRIRGELEKLTGKQVQLNILEVKNPEIEAQLVAQGIAEQLAARVTFRRAMRKGMQSSLRAGAKGIRIQCSGRLGGAEMSRSEFYREGRVPLHTLRANIDYGFYEARTTFGRIGVKVWIYKGDMTEKEFAAQQATAAPRGRGGPRRDRDDRPARARRGGDRNEAPASAAAPAAEAPAASAPAKTEGES from the coding sequence ATGGGTCAGAAAATCAACCCGCACGGCTTCCGTCTGGGCATCACCACCGACCACAAGAGCCGCTGGTTCGCCGACTCCAACAAGGAGGGTCAGCGCTACCGCGACTACGTCAAGGAAGACGTCGCGATCCGCAAGCTCATGTCCACGGGCATGGAGCGCGCCGGTATCGCCCGCGTCGAGATCGAGCGGACCCGTGACCGCGTGCGTGTGGACATCCACACCGCGCGTCCCGGGATCGTCATCGGTCGCCGTGGCGCCGAGGCCGACCGCATCCGCGGCGAGCTCGAGAAGCTCACGGGCAAGCAGGTGCAGCTGAACATCCTCGAGGTCAAGAACCCCGAGATCGAGGCTCAGCTGGTCGCCCAGGGCATCGCCGAGCAGCTCGCTGCTCGCGTCACCTTCCGTCGCGCCATGCGCAAGGGGATGCAGTCCTCCCTTCGCGCCGGTGCCAAGGGCATCCGGATCCAGTGCTCCGGCCGCCTCGGTGGTGCCGAGATGTCCCGCTCCGAGTTCTACCGTGAGGGCCGCGTTCCGCTGCACACCCTCCGCGCGAACATCGACTACGGCTTCTACGAGGCCCGCACGACCTTCGGCCGCATCGGCGTCAAGGTCTGGATCTACAAGGGCGACATGACCGAGAAGGAGTTCGCGGCCCAGCAGGCGACCGCAGCTCCCCGTGGTCGTGGTGGCCCGCGTCGCGACCGCGACGACCGTCCCGCCCGCGCCCGTCGTGGTGGCGACCGCAACGAGGCTCCGGCTTCGGCCGCGGCCCCCGCTGCGGAGGCTCCCGCCGCTTCGGCGCCGGCCAAGACCGAGGGAGAGTCCTGA
- the rplV gene encoding 50S ribosomal protein L22: protein MPATEITEQETLAARASARNLRVTPQKARRVVNMIRGKDTQTAIATLQFAPQGAAEPVLKVVHSAIANLRVKADEAGEPFDERNLVISTAFVDEGPTMKRFRPRAQGRAGRINKRTSHITVLVTSKPEKAAKGGTR, encoded by the coding sequence ATGCCTGCAACCGAGATCACCGAGCAGGAGACGCTGGCTGCCCGCGCCTCGGCGCGCAACCTGCGCGTCACGCCGCAGAAGGCCCGTCGCGTCGTCAACATGATCCGTGGCAAGGACACGCAGACCGCGATCGCGACCCTGCAGTTCGCGCCGCAGGGTGCGGCCGAGCCCGTCCTGAAGGTCGTCCACAGCGCGATCGCCAACCTTCGGGTCAAGGCGGACGAGGCCGGGGAGCCCTTCGACGAGCGCAACCTCGTCATCTCCACGGCATTCGTCGACGAGGGCCCCACGATGAAGCGTTTCCGTCCGCGGGCCCAGGGCCGCGCCGGCCGGATCAACAAGCGCACCAGCCACATCACCGTCCTCGTGACGAGCAAGCCTGAGAAGGCCGCGAAGGGAGGGACCCGCTGA
- the rpsS gene encoding 30S ribosomal protein S19, with the protein MPRSLKKGPFIDDHLQKKVDVQNEAGTKNVIKTWSRRSVVSPDMLGHTFAVHDGRKHVPVFVTEAMVGHKFGEFAPTRTFRGHVKDDKKGRRR; encoded by the coding sequence ATGCCTCGTAGTTTGAAGAAGGGCCCCTTCATCGACGACCACCTTCAGAAGAAGGTCGACGTCCAGAACGAAGCGGGCACCAAGAACGTCATCAAGACCTGGTCGCGTCGTTCGGTGGTCTCACCGGACATGCTCGGCCACACCTTCGCCGTCCACGACGGCCGCAAGCACGTCCCGGTGTTCGTCACCGAGGCGATGGTCGGCCACAAGTTCGGCGAGTTCGCACCGACCCGCACCTTCCGCGGTCACGTGAAGGACGACAAGAAGGGACGTCGTCGCTGA
- the rplB gene encoding 50S ribosomal protein L2, with product MGIRKYKPTTPGRRGSSVADFVEVTRSTPEKSLVRPLTKSGGRNSTGRITTRHIGGGHKRAYRVIDFRRHDKDGVPAKVAHIEYDPNRTARIALLHYADGEKRYILAPNKLAQGTMIENGPSADIKVGNNLPLRNIPNGTTIHAVELRPGGGAKMARSAGASIQLLAKEGPYATLRMPSGEVRRVDVRCRATIGEVGNAEQSNINWGKAGRMRWKGKRPTVRGVVMNPVDHPHGGGEGRTSGGRHPVSPWGKPEGRTRRPGKASDKLIVRRRRTGKKR from the coding sequence ATGGGTATCCGTAAGTACAAGCCGACAACCCCGGGTCGTCGCGGCAGCTCTGTCGCCGACTTCGTCGAGGTCACGCGCTCCACGCCTGAGAAGTCGCTGGTCCGCCCGCTCACCAAGTCCGGTGGCCGCAACTCCACCGGTCGTATCACCACCCGTCACATCGGTGGTGGCCACAAGCGTGCCTACCGCGTCATCGACTTCCGTCGCCACGACAAGGACGGCGTTCCGGCAAAGGTCGCTCACATCGAGTACGACCCCAACCGCACCGCCCGCATCGCGCTGCTGCACTACGCAGACGGCGAGAAGCGCTACATCCTGGCGCCCAACAAGCTCGCGCAGGGCACGATGATCGAGAACGGCCCGTCCGCCGACATCAAGGTGGGCAACAACCTGCCGCTGCGCAACATCCCCAACGGCACGACGATCCACGCTGTGGAGCTTCGTCCCGGTGGCGGCGCCAAGATGGCCCGCTCCGCCGGTGCCAGCATCCAGCTGCTCGCCAAGGAGGGTCCCTACGCCACGCTGCGCATGCCCTCCGGTGAGGTCCGTCGCGTCGACGTGCGCTGCCGCGCCACGATCGGCGAGGTCGGCAACGCCGAGCAGTCCAACATCAACTGGGGCAAGGCCGGCCGTATGCGCTGGAAGGGCAAGCGCCCGACCGTCCGTGGTGTCGTCATGAACCCGGTCGACCACCCGCACGGTGGTGGCGAGGGCCGGACTTCCGGTGGCCGTCACCCCGTCTCTCCCTGGGGCAAGCCCGAGGGTCGTACCCGGCGTCCCGGTAAGGCGAGCGACAAGCTCATCGTCCGTCGTCGCCGCACCGGCAAGAAGCGCTGA
- the rplW gene encoding 50S ribosomal protein L23: MNQSISSASQLKDPRDILIRPVVSEKSYGLLDEGKYTFIVDPRANKTEIKIAVEKVFGVKVDSVHTMNRVGKTRRTRFGTGKRKDTKRAIVSLREGTIDIFGGQG; the protein is encoded by the coding sequence GTGAACCAGTCCATTTCAAGTGCGTCCCAGCTCAAGGACCCGCGCGACATCCTGATCCGTCCCGTCGTGTCCGAGAAGTCGTACGGCCTGCTCGACGAGGGTAAGTACACCTTCATCGTCGACCCGCGGGCCAACAAGACGGAGATCAAGATCGCCGTCGAGAAGGTCTTCGGCGTCAAGGTCGACTCCGTCCACACCATGAACCGTGTCGGCAAGACCCGACGCACGCGGTTCGGCACCGGTAAGCGCAAGGACACGAAGCGCGCGATCGTCTCTCTCCGCGAGGGCACGATCGACATCTTCGGCGGCCAGGGCTGA
- the rplD gene encoding 50S ribosomal protein L4 → MPTIDIISPQGAATGSVELPAEIFDVQVNVPLIHQVVVAQLAAARQGTHSTKTRAEVRGGGRKPYRQKGTGRARQGSTRAPQFAGGGVVHGPQPRDYAQRTPKKMKAAALRGALSDRARNGRIHVLSSLVEGDTPSTKTVATVLGAISERKNLLIVIERDNDSAWKSVRNLADVHVLAADQLNTYDVLCSDDIVFTQAALEAFLAGPKPKTTEETGK, encoded by the coding sequence GTGCCGACCATCGACATCATCAGCCCTCAGGGCGCTGCCACCGGCAGCGTCGAGCTGCCCGCCGAGATCTTCGACGTGCAGGTCAACGTCCCGCTGATCCACCAGGTCGTCGTCGCCCAGCTCGCCGCAGCGCGGCAGGGCACGCACTCGACCAAGACCCGCGCCGAGGTGCGTGGCGGTGGGCGCAAGCCTTACCGCCAGAAGGGCACCGGCCGCGCCCGTCAGGGCTCGACCCGTGCACCGCAGTTCGCCGGCGGTGGCGTCGTCCACGGCCCGCAGCCGCGTGACTACGCCCAGCGCACCCCCAAGAAGATGAAGGCCGCCGCCCTGCGCGGTGCCCTCTCGGACCGGGCCCGCAACGGTCGCATCCACGTGCTCAGCTCACTCGTCGAGGGCGACACCCCGTCGACCAAGACCGTCGCCACCGTCCTCGGTGCGATCAGCGAGCGCAAGAACCTGCTCATCGTCATCGAGCGGGACAACGACTCCGCGTGGAAGTCGGTGCGCAACCTCGCCGACGTGCACGTTCTCGCTGCCGACCAGCTCAACACGTACGACGTGCTGTGCTCGGACGACATCGTCTTCACCCAGGCGGCTCTCGAGGCATTCCTCGCCGGGCCCAAGCCCAAGACCACTGAGGAGACGGGCAAGTGA